A single genomic interval of Rhododendron vialii isolate Sample 1 chromosome 3a, ASM3025357v1 harbors:
- the LOC131319452 gene encoding probable isoaspartyl peptidase/L-asparaginase 3 isoform X1, translating into MDAAADEATRSRLIYRIFFLFTLLLPMALGNKVEDSGQFPLVVSTWPFKEAVRAAWRAVESGFSAVDAVVEGCSTCEDLRCDGTVGPGGSPDENAETTIDALVMNGATMEVGAVAAMRYVKDGIRAARLVMLHTEHTMLVGDQASVFAISMGLSGPTNLSSTESLEKWNKWKESRCLPNFRKNVLPVHNCGPYQPKETADLSRNRCLMANSVETITRRSSRVGVDNHDTIAMAAIDNMGHIAVGTSTNGATFKIPGRVGDGPIAGSSAYADNEVGACGATGDGDIMMRFLPCYQVVESMRLGMEPKLAAEDAISRIARKYPDFVGAVFAVNKNGVHAGACHGWTFQYSVRSPEMADVEVFTVLP; encoded by the exons ATGGACGCCGCCGCCGACGAAGCTACCAGAAGCCGCCTTATCTACAGAATTTTCTTCCTCTTCACACTACTGCTGCCTATG GCATTGGGAAACAAGGTTGAGGATTCAGGGCAGTTCCCTTTAGTTGTGAGTACCTGGCCTTTCAAGGAGGCTGTTAGAGCTGCTTGGAGGGCTGTAGAAAGTGGGTTTTCTGCCGTTGATGCAGTTGTGGAAGGTTGCTCCACTTGTGAGGACTTAAGATGCGACGGTACAG TTGGACCTGGTGGAAGTCCAGATGAGAATGCGGAAACTACGATCGATGCTCTGGTCATGAACGGG GCTACAATGGAGGTTGGAGCGGTTGCTGCCATGAGGTATGTGAAAGATGGTATCAGAGCTGCAAGATTAGTAATGCTGCATACTGAACATACTATGCTAGTTGGAGATCAGGCCTCAGTCTTTGCCATTTCTATGGGTCTATCCGGACCCACAAATCTTAGCTCAACAGAATCGCTCGAAAAGTGGAATAAATGGAAAGAGAGTCGCTGCCTACCTAATTTTAGGAAAAATGTTCTGCCGGTCCATAATTGTGGTCCTTATCAGCCAAAAGAAACTGCAGACCTAAGTCGGAACAGGTGTTTGATGGCCAATTCGGTGGAAACCATCACAAGGAGGTCATCTCGTGTGGGTGTTGACAACCATGACACAATAGCCATGGCTGCTATCGATAAT ATGGGACACATTGCCGTTGGTACATCTACTAATGGAGCCACATTTAAGATCCCCGGCAG GGTTGGCGACGGACCTATTGCAGGATCTTCTGCTTATGCTGACAATGAAGTTGGAGCGTGTGGTGCAACTGGCGATGGAGATATCATGATGCGCTTCCTTCCATG TTACCAAGTTGTGGAGAGTATGAGGCTGGGAATGGAGCCCAAGCTTGCTGCCGAAGATGCCATATCGCGAATTGCCAGAAAGTATCCTGATTTTGTTGGAGCTGTTTTTGCGGTAAACAAAAACGGCGTGCATGCAGGCGCTTGCCATGGGTGGACGTTTCAATACTCCGTGAGAAGCCCAGAAATGGCCGACGTTGAAGTGTTTACAGTGCTCCCCTGA
- the LOC131319452 gene encoding probable isoaspartyl peptidase/L-asparaginase 3 isoform X3, producing the protein MEVGAVAAMRYVKDGIRAARLVMLHTEHTMLVGDQASVFAISMGLSGPTNLSSTESLEKWNKWKESRCLPNFRKNVLPVHNCGPYQPKETADLSRNRCLMANSVETITRRSSRVGVDNHDTIAMAAIDNMGHIAVGTSTNGATFKIPGRVGDGPIAGSSAYADNEVGACGATGDGDIMMRFLPCYQVVESMRLGMEPKLAAEDAISRIARKYPDFVGAVFAVNKNGVHAGACHGWTFQYSVRSPEMADVEVFTVLP; encoded by the exons ATGGAGGTTGGAGCGGTTGCTGCCATGAGGTATGTGAAAGATGGTATCAGAGCTGCAAGATTAGTAATGCTGCATACTGAACATACTATGCTAGTTGGAGATCAGGCCTCAGTCTTTGCCATTTCTATGGGTCTATCCGGACCCACAAATCTTAGCTCAACAGAATCGCTCGAAAAGTGGAATAAATGGAAAGAGAGTCGCTGCCTACCTAATTTTAGGAAAAATGTTCTGCCGGTCCATAATTGTGGTCCTTATCAGCCAAAAGAAACTGCAGACCTAAGTCGGAACAGGTGTTTGATGGCCAATTCGGTGGAAACCATCACAAGGAGGTCATCTCGTGTGGGTGTTGACAACCATGACACAATAGCCATGGCTGCTATCGATAAT ATGGGACACATTGCCGTTGGTACATCTACTAATGGAGCCACATTTAAGATCCCCGGCAG GGTTGGCGACGGACCTATTGCAGGATCTTCTGCTTATGCTGACAATGAAGTTGGAGCGTGTGGTGCAACTGGCGATGGAGATATCATGATGCGCTTCCTTCCATG TTACCAAGTTGTGGAGAGTATGAGGCTGGGAATGGAGCCCAAGCTTGCTGCCGAAGATGCCATATCGCGAATTGCCAGAAAGTATCCTGATTTTGTTGGAGCTGTTTTTGCGGTAAACAAAAACGGCGTGCATGCAGGCGCTTGCCATGGGTGGACGTTTCAATACTCCGTGAGAAGCCCAGAAATGGCCGACGTTGAAGTGTTTACAGTGCTCCCCTGA
- the LOC131319452 gene encoding probable isoaspartyl peptidase/L-asparaginase 3 isoform X2, with the protein MNGATMEVGAVAAMRYVKDGIRAARLVMLHTEHTMLVGDQASVFAISMGLSGPTNLSSTESLEKWNKWKESRCLPNFRKNVLPVHNCGPYQPKETADLSRNRCLMANSVETITRRSSRVGVDNHDTIAMAAIDNMGHIAVGTSTNGATFKIPGRVGDGPIAGSSAYADNEVGACGATGDGDIMMRFLPCYQVVESMRLGMEPKLAAEDAISRIARKYPDFVGAVFAVNKNGVHAGACHGWTFQYSVRSPEMADVEVFTVLP; encoded by the exons ATGAACGGG GCTACAATGGAGGTTGGAGCGGTTGCTGCCATGAGGTATGTGAAAGATGGTATCAGAGCTGCAAGATTAGTAATGCTGCATACTGAACATACTATGCTAGTTGGAGATCAGGCCTCAGTCTTTGCCATTTCTATGGGTCTATCCGGACCCACAAATCTTAGCTCAACAGAATCGCTCGAAAAGTGGAATAAATGGAAAGAGAGTCGCTGCCTACCTAATTTTAGGAAAAATGTTCTGCCGGTCCATAATTGTGGTCCTTATCAGCCAAAAGAAACTGCAGACCTAAGTCGGAACAGGTGTTTGATGGCCAATTCGGTGGAAACCATCACAAGGAGGTCATCTCGTGTGGGTGTTGACAACCATGACACAATAGCCATGGCTGCTATCGATAAT ATGGGACACATTGCCGTTGGTACATCTACTAATGGAGCCACATTTAAGATCCCCGGCAG GGTTGGCGACGGACCTATTGCAGGATCTTCTGCTTATGCTGACAATGAAGTTGGAGCGTGTGGTGCAACTGGCGATGGAGATATCATGATGCGCTTCCTTCCATG TTACCAAGTTGTGGAGAGTATGAGGCTGGGAATGGAGCCCAAGCTTGCTGCCGAAGATGCCATATCGCGAATTGCCAGAAAGTATCCTGATTTTGTTGGAGCTGTTTTTGCGGTAAACAAAAACGGCGTGCATGCAGGCGCTTGCCATGGGTGGACGTTTCAATACTCCGTGAGAAGCCCAGAAATGGCCGACGTTGAAGTGTTTACAGTGCTCCCCTGA
- the LOC131319097 gene encoding uncharacterized Rho GTPase-activating protein At5g61530 isoform X2 gives MPSAISPEWQEKASGFFSSSGVKLKEAGQSAGTFVGEVAKDAKGNVADVAGKVGSIVKSRWAILQQPSTKHAMQERLISAAATTGMIFRKSYSGTKDKVVVGKSKVEEVAKKTAQKSKVLLTDIERWQKGVASTDVFGVPIEVTVQRQQSSRPIPHILVTCADYLILSGLNSPELFKSDGDKKVIQQLVSSYNQDSNASLPEGINAVDVAALAKCYLASLPEPLATFELSKEIRGARSSIRVMRNILKKLPTVNYMTLELITALLLRVSQKSLLNKMDTRSLAMEMAPIIMWQKGQRPEHFRQFWNQPSEILSKKKMDPSPNFNACDMLDDSESVDASSPIPLDDGLPIDFTAIEAVQCLIEHHNAIFTDANETVWR, from the exons ATGCCGTCAGCTATCTCACCTGAGTGGCAAGAGAAGGCTAGTGGATTCTTTTCATCTTCAG GTGTGAAGCTTAAAGAAGCTGGTCAATCTGCGGGGACATTTGTTGGTGAGGTTGCAAAGGATGCGAAAGGGAATGTTGCCGATGTGGCAGGAAAAGTTGGGTCAATTGTCAAAAGTCGATGGGCTATTCTTCAGCAGCCATCTACGAAGCATGCCATGCAGGAGCGTCTTATTTCTGCAGCTGCTACCACTGGCATGATATTCAGGAAGAGTTATTCAGGAACCAAAGATAAGGTTGTAGTTGGAAAGTCAAAAGTTGAAGAG GTAGCAAAGAAAACTGCACAGAAAAGTAAGGTTCTTTTAACAGATATTGAGCGATGGCAGAAG GGTGTTGCAAGCACCGATG TATTTGGAGTTCCAATTGAGGTTACTGTGCAGCGACAACAGTCCAGCAGACCTATTCCCCATATTTTGGTCACATGTGCAGATTATCTCATATTATCAG GGCTAAACTCGCCTGAGTTGTTTAAGTCTGATGGAGACAAGAAGGTTATCCAGCAGTTGGTTTCATCATACAACCAAG ATTCAAATGCATCACTGCCGGAGGGGATAAACGCAGTTGATGTTGCAGCTCTTGCCAAGTGTTACCTTGCAAgtcttcctgaaccattggccACATTTGAGCTATCTAAGGAAATCAGAGGTGCCCGCTCAAGTATACGTGTGATGAGAAATATATTGAAGAAGCTTCCTACTGTTAACTACATGACTCTAGAATTAATAACTGCACTACTGCTCCGTGTTAGCCAGAAGTCACTTCTTAACAAG ATGGATACCCGAAGCCTTGCCATGGAAATGGCCCCTATCATTATGTGGCAGAAGGGACAGAGACCAGAACATTTTAGACAGTTTTGGAATCAGCCATCTGAAATACTTTCCAAGAAGAAAATGGACCCTTCGCCCAACTTTAATGCTTGCGATATGCTTGATG ATAGCGAAAGTGTAGACGCGTCCTCACCCATTCCTTTGGATGATGGGTTGCCCATTGACTTCACCGCCATCGAAGCTGTTCAGTGCTTAATTGAACATCACAATGCGATTTTCACCGATGCCAACGAGACTGTCTGGAGATGA
- the LOC131319097 gene encoding uncharacterized Rho GTPase-activating protein At5g61530 isoform X3 produces the protein MQERLISAAATTGMIFRKSYSGTKDKVVVGKSKVEEVAKKTAQKSKVLLTDIERWQKGVASTDVFGVPIEVTVQRQQSSRPIPHILVTCADYLILSGLNSPELFKSDGDKKVIQQLVSSYNQDSNASLPEGINAVDVAALAKCYLASLPEPLATFELSKEIRGARSSIRVMRNILKKLPTVNYMTLELITALLLRVSQKSLLNKMDTRSLAMEMAPIIMWQKGQRPEHFRQFWNQPSEILSKKKMDPSPNFNACDMLDEDSESVDASSPIPLDDGLPIDFTAIEAVQCLIEHHNAIFTDANETVWR, from the exons ATGCAGGAGCGTCTTATTTCTGCAGCTGCTACCACTGGCATGATATTCAGGAAGAGTTATTCAGGAACCAAAGATAAGGTTGTAGTTGGAAAGTCAAAAGTTGAAGAG GTAGCAAAGAAAACTGCACAGAAAAGTAAGGTTCTTTTAACAGATATTGAGCGATGGCAGAAG GGTGTTGCAAGCACCGATG TATTTGGAGTTCCAATTGAGGTTACTGTGCAGCGACAACAGTCCAGCAGACCTATTCCCCATATTTTGGTCACATGTGCAGATTATCTCATATTATCAG GGCTAAACTCGCCTGAGTTGTTTAAGTCTGATGGAGACAAGAAGGTTATCCAGCAGTTGGTTTCATCATACAACCAAG ATTCAAATGCATCACTGCCGGAGGGGATAAACGCAGTTGATGTTGCAGCTCTTGCCAAGTGTTACCTTGCAAgtcttcctgaaccattggccACATTTGAGCTATCTAAGGAAATCAGAGGTGCCCGCTCAAGTATACGTGTGATGAGAAATATATTGAAGAAGCTTCCTACTGTTAACTACATGACTCTAGAATTAATAACTGCACTACTGCTCCGTGTTAGCCAGAAGTCACTTCTTAACAAG ATGGATACCCGAAGCCTTGCCATGGAAATGGCCCCTATCATTATGTGGCAGAAGGGACAGAGACCAGAACATTTTAGACAGTTTTGGAATCAGCCATCTGAAATACTTTCCAAGAAGAAAATGGACCCTTCGCCCAACTTTAATGCTTGCGATATGCTTGATG AAGATAGCGAAAGTGTAGACGCGTCCTCACCCATTCCTTTGGATGATGGGTTGCCCATTGACTTCACCGCCATCGAAGCTGTTCAGTGCTTAATTGAACATCACAATGCGATTTTCACCGATGCCAACGAGACTGTCTGGAGATGA
- the LOC131319097 gene encoding uncharacterized Rho GTPase-activating protein At5g61530 isoform X1, translated as MPSAISPEWQEKASGFFSSSGVKLKEAGQSAGTFVGEVAKDAKGNVADVAGKVGSIVKSRWAILQQPSTKHAMQERLISAAATTGMIFRKSYSGTKDKVVVGKSKVEEVAKKTAQKSKVLLTDIERWQKGVASTDVFGVPIEVTVQRQQSSRPIPHILVTCADYLILSGLNSPELFKSDGDKKVIQQLVSSYNQDSNASLPEGINAVDVAALAKCYLASLPEPLATFELSKEIRGARSSIRVMRNILKKLPTVNYMTLELITALLLRVSQKSLLNKMDTRSLAMEMAPIIMWQKGQRPEHFRQFWNQPSEILSKKKMDPSPNFNACDMLDEDSESVDASSPIPLDDGLPIDFTAIEAVQCLIEHHNAIFTDANETVWR; from the exons ATGCCGTCAGCTATCTCACCTGAGTGGCAAGAGAAGGCTAGTGGATTCTTTTCATCTTCAG GTGTGAAGCTTAAAGAAGCTGGTCAATCTGCGGGGACATTTGTTGGTGAGGTTGCAAAGGATGCGAAAGGGAATGTTGCCGATGTGGCAGGAAAAGTTGGGTCAATTGTCAAAAGTCGATGGGCTATTCTTCAGCAGCCATCTACGAAGCATGCCATGCAGGAGCGTCTTATTTCTGCAGCTGCTACCACTGGCATGATATTCAGGAAGAGTTATTCAGGAACCAAAGATAAGGTTGTAGTTGGAAAGTCAAAAGTTGAAGAG GTAGCAAAGAAAACTGCACAGAAAAGTAAGGTTCTTTTAACAGATATTGAGCGATGGCAGAAG GGTGTTGCAAGCACCGATG TATTTGGAGTTCCAATTGAGGTTACTGTGCAGCGACAACAGTCCAGCAGACCTATTCCCCATATTTTGGTCACATGTGCAGATTATCTCATATTATCAG GGCTAAACTCGCCTGAGTTGTTTAAGTCTGATGGAGACAAGAAGGTTATCCAGCAGTTGGTTTCATCATACAACCAAG ATTCAAATGCATCACTGCCGGAGGGGATAAACGCAGTTGATGTTGCAGCTCTTGCCAAGTGTTACCTTGCAAgtcttcctgaaccattggccACATTTGAGCTATCTAAGGAAATCAGAGGTGCCCGCTCAAGTATACGTGTGATGAGAAATATATTGAAGAAGCTTCCTACTGTTAACTACATGACTCTAGAATTAATAACTGCACTACTGCTCCGTGTTAGCCAGAAGTCACTTCTTAACAAG ATGGATACCCGAAGCCTTGCCATGGAAATGGCCCCTATCATTATGTGGCAGAAGGGACAGAGACCAGAACATTTTAGACAGTTTTGGAATCAGCCATCTGAAATACTTTCCAAGAAGAAAATGGACCCTTCGCCCAACTTTAATGCTTGCGATATGCTTGATG AAGATAGCGAAAGTGTAGACGCGTCCTCACCCATTCCTTTGGATGATGGGTTGCCCATTGACTTCACCGCCATCGAAGCTGTTCAGTGCTTAATTGAACATCACAATGCGATTTTCACCGATGCCAACGAGACTGTCTGGAGATGA
- the LOC131319480 gene encoding hexose carrier protein HEX6-like isoform X1, translated as MNNTKEHFDWDSPLCESLVEEKAMAEKKDAGSRSGKYHRRMTSFVVVSCMVAAVGGALFGYDIGVSGGVSSMDTFLKKFYLDVYMKMEEDTTVSNYCKFDSQLLTLFTSSLYISGLFASFAASSLTGTFGRRPSILVGGATHLVGALVAGAASNIYVLMVGRILLGVGLGFSNQAVPLYLSEMAPTRYRGAFSNGFQFCVNIGALSANLITYGTEKMESDWGWRICLASAAVPAAILTLGALFLEETPNSIMQRTDNHQKARSILEKIRGTKDVQAELDDLINASTISKTVAHPFLQITKRKYRPQLVMAIAIPFFQQVTGINAIAFYAPIIFRTTGLGESASLLSAVVVRAVNMTCTFISMLIVDKFGRRVLFTVGGIQMVVSHIAVGSILATQLGDHGGVSKGYGLPLLLLICVYVSGYGWSWGPLGWLVPSEIFPLEIRSAGQTIRVAVNFLCTIIIAQTFLAMLCHMKSGIFFFFGGWVVFMTVFVYLFLPETKNVPIEQVDIVWREHWFWKRIVGQENVLRETGA; from the exons ATGAACAATACGAAGGAACATTTCGACTGGGATTCTCCTTTGTGCGAGAGCTTGGTTGAAGAAAAGGCCATGGCTGAGAAAAAAGATGCAGGGAGCAGAAGCGGGAAATATCACCGAAGAATGACGTCGTTTGTGGTGGTGTCTTGTATGGTGGCTGCCGTGGGTGGAGCTCTCTTCGGCTACGACATCGGAGTTTCAG GTGGAGTGTCGTCCATGGATACATTTCTGAAGAAATTCTACCTGGACGTGTACATGAAGATGGAAGAAGACACCACAGTGAGCAACTACTGCAAATTTGACAGCCAATTATTGACCTTGTTCACATCCTCCCTCTACATATCTGGCCTCTTTGCCTCCTTCGCTGCCTCGTCACTTACCGGAACCTTTGGGCGCCGGCCATCAATCCTTGTCGGAGGAGCCACACATCTTGTGGGTGCCCTCGTCGCTGGTGCAGCTTCTAATATATACGTGCTAATGGTAGGCCGCATCTTGCTTGGAGTTGGCCTTGGGTTTTCAAATCAG GCAGTCCCACTATATCTCTCAGAAATGGCCCCAACCAGATACAGAGGAGCATTCAGCAATGGCTTCCAGTTCTGTGTCAACATAGGGGCTCTATCAGCAAACCTTATCACCTACGGCACCGAAAAGATGGAAAGTGATTGGGGATGGCGAATCTGCCTGGCCTCAGCGGCGGTGCCGGCTGCAATTCTAACTCTAGGAGCACTCTTCCTTGAAGAAACACCCAACAGCATAATGCAGCGAACTGACAACCACCAGAAGGCCAGATCAATCTTGGAAAAAATCAGAGGCACAAAAGACGTCCAAGCCGAACTCGACGACCTCATAAACGCAAGCACCATATCAAAAACTGTCGCACACCCATTCCTCCaaataaccaaaagaaaatacagGCCTCAACTTGTCATGGCAATAGCCATTCCGTTTTTCCAACAGGTGACCGGAATCAACGCCATTGCCTTCTACGCTCCTATAATTTTCAGAACAACGGGTCTAGGCGAAAGTGCTTCGCTCTTGTCTGCCGTTGTGGTACGAGCTGTAAATATGACATGCACCTTCATCTCGATGTTGATAGTGGATAAATTTGGGCGAAGAGTTCTGTTCACAGTTGGGGGGATTCAAATGGTGGTTTCACATATAGCTGTTGGAAGCATATTGGCGACTCAGCTAGGGGATCACGGCGGGGTGAGCAAAGGGTATGGTTTGCCTCTGTTGCTTTTGATCTGTGTGTATGTTTCTGGGTACGGGTGGTCGTGGGGTCCCTTGGGTTGGCTAGTTCCGAGCGAGATTTTTCCGCTGGAGATACGATCCGCTGGTCAGACTATTCGGGTGGCAGTCAACTTTCTCTGTACTATCATTATTGCTCAGACTTTTCTGGCCATGCTTTGCCATATGAAGTCTgggatcttcttctttttcgggGGATGGGTCGTGTTCATGACCGTGTTCGTTTACTTGTTTTTGCCGGAGACTAAAAACGTGCCGATTGAACAGGTGGATATAGTATGGAGGGAGCACTGGTTTTGGAAGAGAATTGTGGGGCAAGAGAATGTTTTGAGGGAGACAGgagcatga
- the LOC131319480 gene encoding hexose carrier protein HEX6-like isoform X2, which produces MDTFLKKFYLDVYMKMEEDTTVSNYCKFDSQLLTLFTSSLYISGLFASFAASSLTGTFGRRPSILVGGATHLVGALVAGAASNIYVLMVGRILLGVGLGFSNQAVPLYLSEMAPTRYRGAFSNGFQFCVNIGALSANLITYGTEKMESDWGWRICLASAAVPAAILTLGALFLEETPNSIMQRTDNHQKARSILEKIRGTKDVQAELDDLINASTISKTVAHPFLQITKRKYRPQLVMAIAIPFFQQVTGINAIAFYAPIIFRTTGLGESASLLSAVVVRAVNMTCTFISMLIVDKFGRRVLFTVGGIQMVVSHIAVGSILATQLGDHGGVSKGYGLPLLLLICVYVSGYGWSWGPLGWLVPSEIFPLEIRSAGQTIRVAVNFLCTIIIAQTFLAMLCHMKSGIFFFFGGWVVFMTVFVYLFLPETKNVPIEQVDIVWREHWFWKRIVGQENVLRETGA; this is translated from the exons ATGGATACATTTCTGAAGAAATTCTACCTGGACGTGTACATGAAGATGGAAGAAGACACCACAGTGAGCAACTACTGCAAATTTGACAGCCAATTATTGACCTTGTTCACATCCTCCCTCTACATATCTGGCCTCTTTGCCTCCTTCGCTGCCTCGTCACTTACCGGAACCTTTGGGCGCCGGCCATCAATCCTTGTCGGAGGAGCCACACATCTTGTGGGTGCCCTCGTCGCTGGTGCAGCTTCTAATATATACGTGCTAATGGTAGGCCGCATCTTGCTTGGAGTTGGCCTTGGGTTTTCAAATCAG GCAGTCCCACTATATCTCTCAGAAATGGCCCCAACCAGATACAGAGGAGCATTCAGCAATGGCTTCCAGTTCTGTGTCAACATAGGGGCTCTATCAGCAAACCTTATCACCTACGGCACCGAAAAGATGGAAAGTGATTGGGGATGGCGAATCTGCCTGGCCTCAGCGGCGGTGCCGGCTGCAATTCTAACTCTAGGAGCACTCTTCCTTGAAGAAACACCCAACAGCATAATGCAGCGAACTGACAACCACCAGAAGGCCAGATCAATCTTGGAAAAAATCAGAGGCACAAAAGACGTCCAAGCCGAACTCGACGACCTCATAAACGCAAGCACCATATCAAAAACTGTCGCACACCCATTCCTCCaaataaccaaaagaaaatacagGCCTCAACTTGTCATGGCAATAGCCATTCCGTTTTTCCAACAGGTGACCGGAATCAACGCCATTGCCTTCTACGCTCCTATAATTTTCAGAACAACGGGTCTAGGCGAAAGTGCTTCGCTCTTGTCTGCCGTTGTGGTACGAGCTGTAAATATGACATGCACCTTCATCTCGATGTTGATAGTGGATAAATTTGGGCGAAGAGTTCTGTTCACAGTTGGGGGGATTCAAATGGTGGTTTCACATATAGCTGTTGGAAGCATATTGGCGACTCAGCTAGGGGATCACGGCGGGGTGAGCAAAGGGTATGGTTTGCCTCTGTTGCTTTTGATCTGTGTGTATGTTTCTGGGTACGGGTGGTCGTGGGGTCCCTTGGGTTGGCTAGTTCCGAGCGAGATTTTTCCGCTGGAGATACGATCCGCTGGTCAGACTATTCGGGTGGCAGTCAACTTTCTCTGTACTATCATTATTGCTCAGACTTTTCTGGCCATGCTTTGCCATATGAAGTCTgggatcttcttctttttcgggGGATGGGTCGTGTTCATGACCGTGTTCGTTTACTTGTTTTTGCCGGAGACTAAAAACGTGCCGATTGAACAGGTGGATATAGTATGGAGGGAGCACTGGTTTTGGAAGAGAATTGTGGGGCAAGAGAATGTTTTGAGGGAGACAGgagcatga